The nucleotide window CCGGGGTGATCCGGCTTGATCCCGTTCATCGCGGCGGGCGCTGGGTACGGCAGCAAAACGTAGTCGATCGCGACGCAGTCGATCAAGGATTTCGAGGAGGGTACGAGATGGTTTCGAACGTCGGCCCGGACGGCAGCGGACATCCTGGTGAGGGCGCCGAGGCACCTCCTGCGCCGGGTCGACCGGCCAGTCGACCGCCGGCTGTGCAGGAGCCGACCGAACCGGCCCAGCCGTTGCCGCCCAAGGACGACCAGACCGACCTCAATCCCCCGACGGCGACCGGCGTCGCCTCGGCACAGCAACCCAGCGACCAGGGCCAGCAGGGGGCGTACCTGACGACGGCCCAGGGCGCCAGGTTGCGGGACACCGATCACTCGCTCAAGGCCGGTGAACGCGGACCGACGCTGCTGCAAGATCATCATCTGCGGGAGAAGATCACCCATTTCGATCATGAACGGATCCCCGAGCGGGTCGTGCACGCCCGCGGAGCTGCCGCGCACGGCGTCTTCGAGGGCTACGGTACGGCCGACAAGATCACCAAGGCCGGCTTCCTGGCCAAGGGAAAGCAGACTCCGGTCTTCACCCGGTTCTCCACCGTGCTGGGTTCACGCGGCTCGGCCGACACCGTACGTGACACCCGCGGGTTCGCGACCAAGTTCTACACCGACGGAGGAACCTTCGACCTGGTCGGCAACAACATGCCGGTCTTCTTCATCCAGGACGGCATCAAGTTCCCCGACATCATCCACGCCGGCAAGCCGCATCCGGATCGGGAGATCCCGCAGGCCCAAAGTGCCCACGACACCTTCTGGGACTTCGTCTCACTGCACACCGAGGCGCAGCACCACACCATCTGGAACATGTCCGATCGAGGAATCCCGCGGTCGTTCCGGATGATGGAAGGCTTCGGCATCCACACCTTCCGCTGCATCAACGCCGAGGGTGCCACGACCTTGATCAAATTCCATTGGAAGCCGAAGCTCGGTGTGCATTCGCTGACCTGGGAGGAAGCGCAACTGGCCTGCGGAATGGATCCCGACTTTCACCGTCGTGATCTTGCCGATGCGATCGAGGCCGGTGCGTTTCCCCAATGGGAGTTGGGCATCCAGGTGTTCGAGGACACGCCGGAGCAGACCTTCTCCGGCATCGACCTGCTGGACCCGACCAAGATCGTTCCGGAGGAGCTGGCGCCGGTGCAGCCGGTCGGACTGCTCACGCTGAATCGCAATCCGCTGAACTACTTCGCCGAGACCGAACAGGTCGCGTTCCATCCGGGCCATCTTCCGCCGGGCATCGACGTCACCGACGACCCGCTGCTGCAGGCGCGGTTGTTCTCCTATCTGGACACCCAGATCACCCGGCTGGCGGGTCCGAACTTCTCCCAGATCCCGATCAATCGGCCGCACGCACCGGTCAACGACATGTTCCGCGACGGCTGGCATCAGGATGCGGTGCACAGCGGCGTCGCGCCGTACCGGCCGAACTCGCTCGACGGCGGCTGCCCCTTCACCGCCGGTGTCGAGGACGGCGCGTTCATCGACGTCGAACTGAAACTGCCGCAGGCAGCGACCAAGCTGCGCGATCAGCCGGCGTCGTTCGATGATCATTTCAGCCAGGCACGACTGTTCTGGGTCAGCATGTCGCCGGCGGAGAAGGACCACATCATCAGTGCGTACGCCTTCGAGCTCGGCAAGTGCTACGAAAAGGCGATCCAGGAACGGCAGCTGCGCTGCCTGGCTCGGATCGACGCCGAACTCTGCGGCGAGGTCGCGTCACGGCTTGGACTGCCGGCGCCGTCGCCGGAGGAGTCTCCGGCCGAGGTGGACCCCAGCCCGGCACTCAGCCAGGCCGGACATCGGTGGCCGGTCGACGGCCGCAAGATCGGGGTCGTGATCGACGTCGATCAGCCGCCCGAGGACATCGCCGGGATCTGCCGGTGGATCGCCGACCAGGGAATGGTCGGGTTGCCGATCGCAGCCCACGGCGGTGCCGTCAACGGTCAGCCGATCGAACGGACCTTCGCCACCTGCCGCTCGATCGAAGTCGACGCGCTGTTGCTGGCGGGATCGCCCCCGCCCGCGCCCGATGCTCCGGTTCCCGCCGGTCAAGCGGGCAGCGGCAGTCAGCAACTCGACCCCCGGGTGACGGTGCTGATCGACGAATGCTTCCGGCAGTCGAAGGTGATCGGCGTCGTCGGCGCGGGCCGGACCGCCTTCGATCAAGCCGGCCACCACCCCGGCCCCGGCGTCGTCACCGGCGAGGACGCCGTCGCGGTCCTGGGCGAGATCACCGACCAACTCGCCGCCCACCGGGTCTGGTCCCGCTACCGCCCCGACCAGCCCTCTCCCGCCTGACGGGTGATCAGAGGATCGGGCGCCCGCCGGTTACGGCGATGCGGGCGCCCGAGACGTAGCTGCCTTCGTCGGATGCGAGCAGGACGTAGACCGGGGCCAGCTCGGCCGGCTGTCCCGGACGTTCCAGCGGCGCCTGCTGGCCGAAGTTCTCCACCTTCTCCTCCGGCATCGTGGACGGGATCAGCGGCGTCCAGATCGGGCCGGGGGCGACGCTGTTGGCGCGGATCCCGCGTTCGGCCAGCAGTTGAGCCAGCGACGCGGTCAGATTCGCGATCGCCGCCTTGGTTGCCGCGTACGGCGCCAACGTCGGCGACGGCGCGTCCGAGTTCACCGAGGACGATCCGATGATCGACGCGCCCTCGCTCATGTGCGGCAGCGACGCCTTCACCAGATGGAAGTAGGCGCTCAGGTTGGTGGCGATGGTGTAGTCCCACTCCTCGTCGCTGATCTCTTCCAGCGTCGGGTGGGTCATCTGGTAGGCGGCGTTGCTGACCAGGACGTCGATCCGGCCGAACTCCTCCACCGTACGGGAGATCAGTGCACGGCAGTCGTCGACCTTCGACAGGTCCCCGGCGACCAGCACGGCCCGACGACCGGCCTTGCGTACCCAGTCGGCGGTGTCCTCGGCATCCTCGTGCTCGTTCAGATAGCTGATCACCACGTCGGCACCCTCCCGGGCGTACGCGATGGCCACCGCCTTGCCGATCCCGCTGTCGGCTCCGGTGATCACGGCGACCTTGTCCTGCAATCGCCCCGACCCGGTGTAGCTGTCCTCGCCGTGATCGGCCTTCGGCTGCAGTTCGGCTTCGACGCCGGGCGGCTGCTGTTGCTGCGCGGGCTGGCTCATGATCAAACTCCTTGTTCGATGTCCAACGCTCGATGTCTGAGCAGCCCTTTACCCCTCCGGTACGACGGCAACCGGCCACCTGCTCGGCATACCGCAGCGTGGATCGGATCCGGCTGGGTACGACGTGGTCATGAACAGAGGAATCATCGGAACCATCATCGGCATCCTGGTCATCATCATCCTGGTGATCGTCATCCTGCAGCTCGTCTGACCAGGTCGGACCACTCCCCTGCTCGACCGGCGGTCGGCGTACCCGCGTGCGGCACGTCGACCGCCGACGTTTCCCAACCACGGCGGCCATCCACGCGCGATCGCCCCGACACCCCGGACGTTCCCCAACCACGGTTGCCATCGCACGCCCGGAATGCCGACTCGGCACGGTTCCTAACCACGCGTGCCATCCGGCCCACCAACTCGGGGTCAAGCCCTCCGGCACCGTGTACGTTTTCCCACCACAGTTGGCATCTGCAAGTGACCCAGCCCGAAAGCGCGTACGTTTCTCGACCAGTGTTGGCTTTTCGCACTCATAGCACGTCCAGCGCCCGATCGGCCCGAATCCGCAGGTGAATGCCCAGCGACGAGGTGGGTAAGGGCCGGACATGGCTGAACAGAACGTGAAGTACACGACTCCGGGCATGGAGAAGAAGGATGCCGAGCAGATCATCGACATCCTGCAGAAGCGGTTGAACTGCTACAACGATCTCCAGCTGACACTCAAGCATGTGCACTGGAACGTGGTCGGGCCGCACTTCATCGCCGTACACGAGATGATCGATCCACATGTCGAGGAAGTCCGCGCGATGGTCGACGCGACCGCCGAACGGATCGCCACGCTGGGTGGTTCGCCCCAGGGCACGCCGGGATCGCTGGTGGCCGACCGTACCTGGAACGACTACGAGATCGGCCGGGCGACCACTCAGGAACATCTGGCGGCACTCGACGTCGTCTACCGCGGCATCATCGCCGACACTCGCACGGCGATCGAGGACCTCGAGTCGCTGGATCCGGTCACCCAGGACATGATCATCGCGGACGCCCAAAAGCTGGAGTTGTTCCACTGGTTCGTCCGGGCGCACCTGGAGGATCCGAGTGGCCGGCTGAGCACCACCGACGGGTCGTCGAACAAGAGCCGGGCCACATCAAAGAGTTCGTGATCGGGACGAAGAGTTCGTGATCATGAATCGAGGCCAACGGCGCGGTTGATCTTGGTGCCGTCCTGCGCACCGAGCCGCGTCCAGCCGGCCACCACCACACGCCGCCGGCATCGCGGACCTCCTCGATGACCGCCGACCTGATTATCCACAGCGGCGCTGGGAACTGAGCAGACATGGACCCGGACGCGACGTTCCCGCCGCACGCGCTGCGCCAATATGCCCTGCTCGCCGACGGCGAACGGGGTGCCGTCATCGGTCCCCGCGGCGACATCGCCTGGTTGTGCGCGCCGCGCTGGGACAGCCCGGCGGTGTTCTCCTCCCTGCTCGGCGGCAACGGCCTGTACGCGGTGACGCCGACGGCCCGGTTCGTCTGGGGCGGCTTCTACGAGGACCGGTCGTTGATCTGGCGGTCCCGCTGGGTCACCGTCGACGGCATCATCGAGTGTCGGGAGGCGCTGGCGATGCCTGGCGACTCCGATCGCGTCGTCCTGCTGCGGCGAATCCTGGCCGTCGACGGCGACGCGGTGCTCCAAGTCAGGCTGGACCTGCGAGCAGATTTCGGCCGGAAAGACCCGAAGCTGCGGCGCGGGCACGGCATCTGGTCCGGCACAGCCGCGCAGATCTGGTCCGGCACCGCCGGGGACCTGGAGTTGCGCTGGTCGGGCGGAGGCGACGCCCGGCCCGATCGCACCGGCGCCCTGGAACTGGAGTTGAAGGTCCCGGCCGGCCGGCATCACGACCTGATCCTGGAGATCGCCGACGGCCCGCTGCCCGACCAGCCGCCCGATCCCGACCAGGCCTGGCGCAGCACCACGCAGACCTGGCGCGCCGAGGTCCCGGCCCTCGACGACGCGATTGCCGCCCGGGACGCCCAGCACGCCTATGCCGTCCTGCGCGGAATGACGTCGGCCACGGGCGCAATGGCGGCGGCGGCCACCACCAGCCTGCCCGAACGTGCCGAGCAGGGCCGCAACTACGACTATCGCTACGCCTGGATCCGCGACCAGTGCATGGCCGGGCAGGCGCTGGCGGCCACCGGTGCGCCGGAGCTGTTCGATCGCCACGTCGACTTCGTCGTCGATCGGGTGCTGGCCGACGGCGAACGCCTGCGACCGGCGTACACGGTCACCGGCGAGCAGATCCCGGACGAGGAGGTGCTCGACGTCCCCGGCTACCCCGGCGGTTACAGCGTCACCGGCAACCGGGTGAATTCGCAGTTCCAGCTGGATGCGCTGGGCGAGACGCTGCTGTTGTTCGGCGCGGCCGCCACCGCGGATCGGCTGACCGCCGACGGGTGGCGGGCCGCCGAGATCGCGGCGGCAGCGGTCGAGAAGCGGTGGCGAGAACCCGAAGCGGGCCTGTGGGAACTGGAGAATCGGCAGTGGACGCACAGCCGGCTGATCTGCGTGGCGGGTCTGCGTGCGGTCAGCGCGTTCGCTCCGGAGCCGGCCCGGGGCAACGCCTGGCTGGCGTTGTCGGAGCGGATGCTGGCCGAGACGTCCGCCGCCGCGTTGCATCCCTCCGGCAGCTGGCAACGTGCCCCCGACGACGAGCGGGTGGACGCCGCCCTGTTGCTGCCGCCGCTGCGCGGCGCCCTCCCCGCCGATGATCCGCGCACCCTGGCCACCCTCCGTACGGTGCAGGAGGAACTGGCCAGCGACCATTACCTATACCGCTTCCGGCAGGACTCACAACCACTCGGCGACGCCGAAGGCGCCTTCCTGCTCTGCGGCTTCACGATGGCGATGGCGCTGCATCAGCAGGGCCGACAACCGGACGCGATGCGCTGGTTCGAGCGCAACCGGGCGGCGTGCGGTCCGCCCGGCCTCTTCAGCGAGGAGTACGACGTACGCCAGCGCCAGCTGCGCGGCAACCTGCCGCAGGCCTTCGTGCACGCACAGCTACTGGAGGCCGCCGTCCGGCTGGGTAAACCCTGGCCGGCCGGAGGCGGCGCGATCGGAGCGCCGTGAATCGGGTGCCGGTGAGCCGGCGGCGGTCAGTGAGCCGATTGGGCCGGTTGCGGCCGGACCCTGGCGAACTCGCGGGTGCGGACTCGTCGCGTTGCCGGCATACGGCTGCGGTGCCGGGTGATGTCCATCCGCAGGTTCTTGGTGATCTTCCGCAGCCGTCGCGACACCGACATCTGGCTGATGCCCAGTTCGGCCGCGATGGCCGACTGCGAAGAACCTTCCTCGAACCGCATCCGGAGCAGGTTCCGGTCCTGCCGGGACAGTCGCTGGCAGGCAGCCTGGACCTCGCCGAGCAGCTGACGACGCTCCTCGGTGTCCTCCACCTCCTCGAAGCCCGGGTCAGCCGCGCCGATCACGTCGGCGGCACCGACCATCCCCTCGGTGGTGTCCAGCGATGCCGAGCTGAACGCGTTGCTGCGCATCGCCTCCAGCACCTCGGCGCGATCCGCTCCCAGCCACTGGGCGATGTCGGCCACACTCGGCGTCGCCGACTGCTGCTGGGCCAGTTCGGACCAGGCGGCGGCCACCTCGCTGTGCAACTCCTGCAGCCGGCGCGGAGGCCGCACCGTCCAGCAGTGGTCGCGGAAGTGTCGTTTGAGTTCACCGGTGATCGTCGGCACCGCGAACGGAAGAAACGCGCCGTTGTCCGGCTGGTAGCGATGCACGGCTTGCATCAGGCCCATCCGGGCCACCTGAATCAGATCGTCGAGGTCCTCACCGCGGGAGCGATAGCGGCGTGCCAGCGAGTCGGCGATCGGCAGATTGAGCTTCACCGCCAACCCCAGCAACCGCTGGCGTTCGGGCTCTGACAGTCCCGGCTCCTTCGCCTGGGTCAACAGCTCTGAGGTGCGCCGCTCGCGGCGGTCGGCATCCCACTCATGGTGCCCATGTGGTCCGGGTGGCGACTGTTGATCACGAGCAATGTGTGGAGCAGAGTCGTGCTTCGGCCCCGAATCCCTTACCGAGACGGAATTCCTTGCTGAACTGGAATCCCTCAGTGCACTTGCATACATGGTTCTCTCCCCTTGGGGACTGAGAACGTCCGTGGCAGGCTGCTCAACCACTTCTCACACCAAACCACGAACCCGGACGTTTGGCAACCCCAACGATCCATGATCAACATCGCTGCGCACAGCTGAGGTCCAGCGACCGTTTGCGGCGCTGCCGAGCGGGTAATGCACAGAACCACCCCAGCGCAGAGGAGGGCTCTGGTGCGCGCTGTCACCTGGCAAGGTCATCGCCACGTCGCCGTCGAGAACGTCGCCGACCCGAAGCTCGTCGAGGACGACGACGTGATCATCTCCGTCACCTCCGCGGCCATCTGCGGCTCGGATCTTCATCTGTACGAGGTGCTCGGCCCGTTCATGCACCGCGGCGACATCCTCGGCCACGAAGCGATCGGCGTCGTCCAGGAGGCCGGCCCGGCCGTCCGTGAGCTGGCGGTCGGTGATCGCGTCGTCGTTCCGTTCAACATCTGTTGCGGCCACTGCTACATGTGCCGTCGCGGTCTGCAGTCCCAGTGCGAGACGACCCAGGTCCGCGAGCACGGCAGCGGCGCCGCACTGTTCGGCTACTCCGAGCTGTACGGCTCGGTGCCGGGTGCACAGGCAGAGTTGCTCCGGGTGCCGTTCGCCAACTACGGTCCGATCAAGATCACCGACGATCGACCGGACGAGCGCTACTTGTACCTGTCCGACATCCTGCCGACCGCATGGCAGGCGGTCGCCTACGCCGACCCGGAACCGGGCAGCACGGTGGTGGTGATCGGACTCGGCCCGGTCGGCCAACTGTGCGCTCGGATCGCCGCCGGCAAAGGGCATCGGGTGATCGCCGTCGACCCGATCGACTATCGTCGCGAGATCGCCTCCGAGCACGGCATCGAATCCATCGACCTTGATCAACAGACGGTGGAAACGATCATGGACGCCACCGAGGGTCGCGGCGCCGACGCCAGCATCGACGCAGTCGGGATGGAGGCGCACGGCTCACCGGCGAAGGTGGCGCAGCGGGCCGCCGGGATGCTTCCCGACACGGTGGCCCGCAAGCTGATGACCAACGCCGGGGTGGATGCGTTGGGGGCGCTGTCGCTGGCGTTGCAGACGGCGCGTCGCGGCGGCACCGTGTCGCTCGCCGGTGTGTACGGAGGGATGACCGACCCACTGCCGATGATGCAGATGTTCGATCGCCAACTGCAGTTGCGGATGGGTCAGTGCAACGTGCGGCACTGGATCGACGAGTTGATGCCGTTGGTCGACGACGCCGAAGATCCACTGGGGTTGGAGAGTCTGGCCACCCATCGGTTGCCGCTGGTGGCAGCGCCCGACGCCTATCGGATGTTTCAGCGCAAGGAAGACAACTGCCTGAAGATCATTCTGCATCCGCAGCGCTGATCATCCGGGTTGATCGGGTCAGCGTGGAGATCAACTCGACGAACCGATCGCCGTCGCTGACCGGCCAGGAGTGCGGTGCGTCCGGCATGATCAACAACTCCGCACCGCTGCGGTCCGCCAGGTCGGCCGCGTACGGCAGCGGGCTGATCCGGTCGGCGTCACCGTGCACGATCGTGACCGGCTGCCGCGCCTGCGGCAATTCCCGCTCCAGTGGGTAGTCGATCGCCGACCGCAGTCCGCGGTAGATGCCGGACAGACCGGCGCGGACCCAGTCCTGAGACTGCGTGCGGAGCCTCGGCGAATCGGGGTGCTGTTCGCCGCCGAGCCAGGCCGCCAGCATTGCCGGCACGCTGCGTCGCTGCGGGTCGATGGTGGGGCTGATCAACAACAGCCGGCCGACGTCCGCACCGGCTCGTACCGCCGCGACCGCACCCTGGGTGCCCACCGACATGCCGACCAGCATGTCGGCGGGGCCGTACTGCCACGTCTGGTCGGCGATTCGGCGACCGTAGGAATCAAGATCACTGCCGGCCGCCGGCCAGCCCAGCGGCGGGCACAAGGCAACGCTGTGTCCAGCCGATCTCAACGCGTCGGCGGCGGGTTGCAGGTAACGCCGGACGGCCAGTCCGGGCACCATGATCACGCGGGCCATGGTGCCTCCGTCAGGCCCTTGATCACCCGGTCGACGGCAAGCGGCGACCACGGTCGGCGGGCGGGCGGAATCGCGTCCAGGGCGGCCCCGTAGCGAGCCAACGATCCGATGTCGTGCGGCCAGCGGTCCGGATCCACTGCCAGCATCGTCGGCTCGGCGCCGTGCTTCCTGATCACCGCTGCGAAGTCGTCGGCGGTGGCGATCCCGGGTGAGGACACCCCGTGCTGGAACGCCAGCACCAGCACCCGTCGATAGGAATCGGCCGTTTGGAGATGGCGATCCAAGGCCGCGAGCGCGTCCTGCACCGCGAAGTAGGTCCAGAACGGCACCAACGCCCGATTGGCGATCCGCCACGGGTCCGAGAGGATGAAGGACGGCACGATCAGCGTGTCGGTGCGTTCCCCACGCTCGGCGAGCCAGTCGCGGAGGATGTCGGCGACCGGATGGGCAGGCTGCTGCGGGCCGGTGTAGCCGATCTCGACCAGCGGATGATCATGGTCGTCGCACCATCGCCGGACGGCCTCGACGAATTCCGGCTCGGCACCCCACTCGGCTTCGGCGGCCTCACCGTCCGGCGGTGGCGCATGCGGCCGGGACAGGTGCTCCCGCGGGCTCAGACCACCCAGACCGCCGGTCTGGAACCAGTGCCGTTCGTCCACCCGGGTCGACGGCCAGCGAAGTTGATCATTGATCAGGAACACCGGCGCCCCCGGAGCGAGCCGGTCGGTCAGGAACTGCAGGTAGGCACGATGCAGCGACCGCCACTTCACCCGGAAGTACGTCATCCGAGCCGTCATCAGCCGGTCCTGTGCGGAGTCGTGCATCTGATGCAGCACGATCTCCGGGTTCGCCCGTAGCAGGGCGGGACCCCACTGCCGGCCGAACTCCAGTGCCTGGTCCGGGCGGTCCGGGTCGCCGAGCCGGTGCACCGGCACCAGCAGGGTCTGCGGCAGCCACGGGATCTGCATCACCGCGGCGAGATGGGCCAGCGCGCCGTTGCTCGACCCGATCATCACCGCCGGGTAGTTCCGCGGCGGGAACTCCGCCGCGAACGCCTCGGCCACGGCGCCGAGATCCACCTGATCAAGATGGTGCGGTCGCACCCCCTCGGCGCCTCCCACCCGGCGGTACAGTTCCCGCAGCGCCGGCCACGGCATCCGGCCGGCGACCCGGACAACGCGCCCCAGCCATTCCGGATTACCGAGGTTGGAGAACGGCCGGCCCCGCAACGCCGCCGCGATAGAGGCATGCATGACCGAGGCGGAGTCGAAGGAGGCAACGACCCTCTCTGGTGGCAACGGCACCCGGCGCACCCTTCCTGACCTGCTCGACAGCTCCTGCTGTTGCCCACGTACCCCGTGCCGAGTCGATCAATCCTCAAGCCTCGGCGCGGCGGGCGCGGATGCTCAGCGGCACGGCGATCCAAAGCACCGCGGTGCCGACGAACATGACCGCTCCCACCAGCAATCCCAGTGGATGCTGCAGCACCACCTCGAAGATCAACAACACGGCGCCGGAGAACAAGATCGCGCTGGCCACCATGCAGATGATCAAGATCCGGTTGCCGATGGTGACCAGCGTGCGCATCGCTCCCCTCCGGAACAGCAACCGGTGCGCGCTCACCGGGGCCAGCGCCAGGATCGAGATCGCAGCGGCCAGCACCACCAGCGCAAGGTAGACGGCGGTCTCGAAGTCGCTCATCATGGAGAACCGCTGCTGGAACGGCAAGGTCAGCAGGAAGCCGGCCAGCAACTGCGTGCCGGTCTGGGTGATCCGGAGCTCCTGCTGGATGTCCCGCCAGTTCCGGTCGTAGCGTTCGGCCCCGGTCTCGTTGCGGTCCTGGCGACTGTCGCGGTCAGTCATCAGCTCTTCCCAGCGCTACCGGCCGGCACCCCGAGCTCCTGTTCGATCTCTTCCAGGGAACGGTTCCTGGTCTCCGGCAGCCGCCACCAGAAGTAGCCGAACGAGAGCACCCCGAAGCCGGCGTAGATCCAGAAGGTCACCGGCTTGCCCCAGGCACCGACCAGTTGCAGGAAGAAGTACGAGACCAGGAAGTTCGCGGCCCAGTTGGTCACCGTGGCCACACTCATCGCCTTGCTGCGAACGGCCAGCGGATAGATCTCGCTGATCATCAGCCAGAAGACCGGTCCGAGTCCGATGGCGAAACCGGCCATGAAGAGCAGCAGGAAGACCAACGCGAGCCAGCCGAGGTGCTGCCAGGACGGCAGTTCGAACCACAACCCGAGCCCGACCAGGGCGACGATCGCGGCCGCGGTCCCGATCAGCAACAGCGGCCGACGGCCGACCCGGTCCATCAACAGGACAGCGATCACGGTGAAGACGACGTTGGTGATGCCGACCGACACGGCCTGCAGGACCGAGTCGCTGGCGCTCAGTCCTGTGTAGTGCAGGATCGTCGCCGAGTAGTAGATCACCGTGTTGACGCCGATCAGCTGCTGCCCGGCGGCCAAGATCAATCCGACCACCATCAACGGTCGCAGCGGCACCCGGAACAGGTCGCGGATTCCCTTGCCTGCTTCCAGCTTCGTGGTCTGCTCGATGTCGTCGATCTCCTGATCGACCTCATCGGCCTGACGGGTCCGGCGCAGCACCTCACGCGCCTCGTCCAGCCGCCCCTTGGACACCAGCCAGCGCGGCGACGCCGGGACCGTCAGCATCCCGAGCGCGAGCGCGAGGCCGGGTACTGCGGACAGGCCGAGCATCCACCGCCAGGTGCCGTCGACGTTCTGGAAGCCGGCCGCGACCAGGTAGGAGACCAGGATGCCGGTGGTGACCATCAGCTGGTTGAAGCTGGTCACACCACCGCGCAGCCGCGGCGGCGCCTGCTCGGAGATGTATTCCACCGACACGAAGGAGGCCGTGCCGACCGCGAGGCCGAGCACGAAGCGCGCCACCAAAAGGAAGTCGATCGATGGGGCGAACCCGGAGGCGAGCCCGCCGACCACG belongs to Microlunatus elymi and includes:
- a CDS encoding sugar porter family MFS transporter yields the protein MSAGFIAELRRGNTGFLLRIAIIAAIGGFLFGYDTGIISGAQLYITKDLHASTLQQQWLVGSLLLGAIVGAIISAYSSDKIGRRKTKIIAGSVYVVGGLASGFAPSIDFLLVARFVLGLAVGTASFVSVEYISEQAPPRLRGGVTSFNQLMVTTGILVSYLVAAGFQNVDGTWRWMLGLSAVPGLALALGMLTVPASPRWLVSKGRLDEAREVLRRTRQADEVDQEIDDIEQTTKLEAGKGIRDLFRVPLRPLMVVGLILAAGQQLIGVNTVIYYSATILHYTGLSASDSVLQAVSVGITNVVFTVIAVLLMDRVGRRPLLLIGTAAAIVALVGLGLWFELPSWQHLGWLALVFLLLFMAGFAIGLGPVFWLMISEIYPLAVRSKAMSVATVTNWAANFLVSYFFLQLVGAWGKPVTFWIYAGFGVLSFGYFWWRLPETRNRSLEEIEQELGVPAGSAGKS